One window of the Piliocolobus tephrosceles isolate RC106 chromosome 17, ASM277652v3, whole genome shotgun sequence genome contains the following:
- the IRX3 gene encoding iroquois-class homeodomain protein IRX-3 has translation MSFPQLGYQYIRPLYPSERPGAAGGSGGSAGARGGPGAGASELAASGSLSNVLSSVYGAPYAAAAAAAAAQGYGAFLPYAAELPIFPQLGAQYELKDSPGVQHPAAAAAFPHPHPAFYPYGQYQFGDPSRPKNATRESTSTLKAWLNEHRKNPYPTKGEKIMLAIITKMTLTQVSTWFANARRRLKKENKMTWAPRSRTDEEGNAYGSEREEEDEEEDEEDGKRELGLEEEELGGEEEDTGGEGLADDDEDEEIDLENLDGAATGPELSLAGAARRDGDLGLGPISDSKNSDSEDSSEGLEDRPLPVLSLAPAPPPVAVASLSPPSPPVGLDPCAPAPAPASALQKPKIWSLAETATSPDNPRRSPPGAGGSPPGAAVAPPALQLSPAATAAAAHRLVSAPLGKFPAWTNRPFPGPPPGPRPHPLSLLGSAPPHLLGLPGAAGHPAAAAAFARPAEPEGGTDRCSALEVEKKLLKTAFQPVPRRPQNHLDAALVLSALSSS, from the exons ATGTCCTTCCCCCAGCTGGGATACCAATACATCCGCCCGCTTTACCCGTCCGAGCGTCCGGGGGCCGCTGGCGGCAGCGGCGGCAGCGCGGGGGCCCGGGGCGGCCCAGGTGCCGGAGCCTCAGAGTTGGCCGCCTCCGGGTCCCTGTCCAACGTGCTCTCGTCCGTGTACGGGGCGCCCTACGCCGCAGCCGCGGCGGCCGCCGCTGCCCAAGGCTACGGCGCCTTCCTGCCCTACGCCGCGGAGCTGCCCATCTTCCCACAGCTG GGCGCGCAGTATGAGCTGAAGGACAGCCCCGGGGTGCAGCATCCGGCCGCGGCTGCCGCGTTTCCGCACCCGCACCCCGCCTTCTACCCGTATGGCCAGTATCAATTCGGGGACCCGTCCCGTCCCAAGAACGCCACCAGGGAGAGCACCAGCACGCTCAAGGCCTGGCTCAACGAGCACCGCAAGAACCCCTACCCCACCAAGGGCGAGAAGATCATGCTGGCGATCATCACCAAGATGACCCTCACCCAGGTGTCCACCTGGTTCGCCAACGCGCGCCGGCGCCTCAAGAAGGAGAATAAGATGACTTGGGCGCCTCGCAGCCGCACTGACGAGGAGGGAAACGCTTATGGGAGCGAGCGCGAGGAGGAAGACgaagaggaggacgaggaggatgGCAAACGCGAGCtagggctggaggaggaggagctcgggggggaggaggaggacacGGGGGGCGAGGGCCTGGCGGACGACGACGAGGACGAGGAGATCGATTTGGAGAACTTAGACGGCGCGGCCACCGGGCCTGAGCTGTCCCTGGCTGGGGCGGCGCGCAGGGATGGCGACCTCGGCCTGGGACCCATTTCGGACTCCAAAAATAGCGACTCAGAAGACAGCTCTGAGGGCTTGGAGGACCGGCCACTACCGGTCCTGAGTCTGGCTCCAGCGCCACCACCAGTGGCCGTGGCCTCGCTGTCTCCGCCCTCGCCCCCCGTGGGCCTGGACCCCTGCGCTCCCGCACCAGCCCCCGCCTCCGCCCTGCAGAAGCCCAAGATCTGGTCCCTCGCGGAGACTGCCACAAGCCCGGACAACCCGCGCCGCTCGCCTCCCGGCGCTGGGGGGTCTCCACCGGGGGCAGCGGTCGCGCCTCCCGCCCTGCAGCTCTCTCcggccgccaccgccgccgccgctcaCAGACTGGTCTCAGCGCCGCTGGGCAAGTTCCCGGCTTGGACCAACCGGCCGTTTCCAGGCCCGCCGCCCGGTCCCCGCCCGCACCCGCTCTCCCTGCTGGGCTCGGCCCCTCCGCACCTGCTGGGACTTCCCGGAGCCGCGGGCCACCCGGCTGCCGCCGCCGCCTTCGCTCGGCCCGCGGAGCCCGAAGGCGGAACAG ATCGCTGTAGTGCCTTGGAAGTGGAGAAAAAGTTACTCAAGACAGCTTTCCAGCCCGTGCCCAGGCG GCCCCAGAACCATCTGGACGCCGCTCTGGTCTTATCGGCTCTCTCCTCATcctag